In Archocentrus centrarchus isolate MPI-CPG fArcCen1 chromosome 1, fArcCen1, whole genome shotgun sequence, the following proteins share a genomic window:
- the mxd4 gene encoding max dimerization protein 4 has product MELNSLLILLEAAEYLERRDREAEHGYASVLPYSTEFSRKKTKASPISRKTQNNRSSHNELEKHRRAKLRLYLEQLKKLVPLGPDSTRHTTLSLLKRAKMHIKKLEEQDRKALNVKEQLQREHRYLKRRLEQLSVSGSVERIRTDSMGSTISTDSEQEVDIEGVEFTPGEADSVDSISDGEEEDQYSLQSSSSDTSYTGTHSHRLQPHHC; this is encoded by the exons ATGGAACTTAACTCGTTGTTAATTCTGCTGGAGGCTGCAGAGTACTTGGAAAGAAGAGACAGAG AAGCAGAGCACGGTTATGCGTCTGTTTTACCGTACAGCACCGAGTTTTCCCGAAAGAAAACGAAAGCCTCGCCAATTTCCAGAAAAACTCAGAACAATAG ATCATCACACAACGAGCTGGAGAAACACAG ACGTGCCAAACTACGGCTCTACTTGGAGCAGTTGAAGAAGCTGGTGCCTTTGGGTCCAGACAGCACGAGACACACCACTCTGAGCTTGCTAAAAAGGGCCAAGATGCACATCAAG AAGCTGGAGGAGCAAGACAGGAAGGCTTTAAATGTGAAGGAGCAGCTTCAGAGAGAGCACCGCTACCTCAAACGCCGCCTGGAGCAGCTCTCCGTGTCCGGATCCGTGGAGCGCATTCGCACTGACAGCATGGGCTCCACCATCTCCACCGACTCAGAGCAAG AGGTGGACATTGAGGGCGTGGAGTTCACGCCTGGTGAGGCAGATAGTGTGGACAGCATCAGCGACGGCGAGGAGGAGGACCAGTACAGCCTCCAGAGCAGCTCCAGTGACACCAGCTACACGGGCACACATTCCCACAGACTGCAGCCGCACCACTGTTAG